GCCGTTCGCAAGAACTCGCTCGTCAAGGTGCTCGGCACCGGCGACATCTCGGTCGCGCTGCAGGTTTCGGTTGACGCCGTCTCCGGCTCCGCCGCCGAGAAGATCACCGCCGCCGGCGGCACCGTCACCGAGCTCATCTGAGCTCGCTGACTCCCGGGCCCCGTACTTCCCGCAAGGGAGGTACGGGGCCCGCTGCATTTCCCGGCCGCCCCGTCCGGCTGTCCGCGGAACGGATTCCCGCCCGGAAACGCCAAGTCTTTTGTATGGCAAAACCGGGCATCCCGTACCCCATGCGTGGGGGAGGGGCGGCACGCGCTTCTGTCGGGTGGCCGTGCACTGTTAGAGTCCGTGGAGTTCCCTTGTAGGCTCGCGCAGCTCTGTCTGCGCCCGTCCGTCGGGAGCGGAACCGCAAACTCCCCCCATCAGGACCGACCCTCCCGCCGACGACGTGCGGGAGGCGCAGGAGGCACCGTGCTCAGTGCGTTCGCGCGGGCGTTCAAGACGCCCGACCTGCGCAAGAAGCTGCTGTTCACGCTGGGCATCATGGTGCTGTTCCGGCTGGGTGCGCACATCCCCATCCCAGGGGTCAGTTTCACGGCAGTGAACCAGTGTTTGTCCGGACCGGCGAAGACGAGCGGCCTGTTCGGCCTCGTCAACCTGTTCAGCGGTAACGCTCTGCTCCAGCTGACGATCTTCGCCCTCGGCATCATGCCGTACATCACGGCCAGCATCATCCTCCAGCTCCTCACCGTCGTGATCCCGCGACTCGAGGCGTTGAAGAAGGAGGGGCAGGCCGGCACCGCGAGGATCACCCAGTACACCCGCTACCTGACCATCGCGCTGGCCGTGCTCCAGGGCACCGGCATCGTGGCGACGGCCTCCAGCGGCGCGCTGTTCTCCGGTTGCGCCCAGGCCAACCAGATCGTGCCGGACACCTCGGTGTTCCGGATCGCGGTGATGGTCATCACGATGACCGCCGGCACCTCGGTGATCATGTGGCTGGGTGAGCTGATCACCGACCGCGGTATCGGCAACGGCATGTCCATCCTGATCTTCACCTCCATCGCGGCCGGCTTCCCGGGCTCGATGTGGGCGATCAAGAAGTCGGGCACCATCGGCGGCGGCTGGGTGGAGTTCCTCTCCGTCATCGCGGTCGGCGTGATCGTTGTGATGCTGGTCATCTTCGTGGAGCAGGCACAGCGCCGGATTCCGGTTCAGTACGCCAAGCGGATGATCGGGCGCCGCGCCTTCGGCGGCACCTCGACCTACATCCCGCTCAAGGTCAACCAGGCCGGTGTCATCCCGGTCATCTTCGCCTCGTCGCTGCTGTACATCCCGGCTCTGCTGGTCCAGCTGACCAACAGCCAGGCCGGCTGGGCGACGTGGATCAGGACGAACTTCGTCAAGGGTGACCACCCGATCTACATGGCCACCTACTTCCTCCTGATCGTGTTCTTCGCCTTCTTCTATGTGGCTATCTCCTTCAACCCCGAAGAAGTTGCCGACAATATGAAGAAGTATGGTGGGTTCATCCCGGGGATCCGGGCCGGCCGACCGACGGCCGAGTACCTGAACTACGTGCTCACCCGCATCACGTGGCCGGGTTCGCTCTACCTGGGCCTGATCGCGTTGATCCCGATGATCGCCCTGGTCGCCTTCGGACAGCAGACCAACTTCCCGTTCGGCGGCACCAGCGTGCTCATCGTCGTCGGTGTCGGACTCGAAACTGTTAAGCAGATCGAGAGCCAGCTCCAGCAGCGCAATTACGAAGGGTTCCTCCGCTGATGCGAATCGTCCTCGTCGGACCTCCAGGGGCCGGGAAGGGTACTCAGGCGCACCTGCTCGCCAAGACCCTCTCCATTCCCCACATCTCCACCGGCGACCTGTTCCGTGCCAACATCGGCCAGCGCACCCAGTTGGGGCTCGAGGCCAAGGGCTACATGGACGCGGGTCACCTGGTACCGGATGAGGTCACCATCGGTATGGCCAAGGACCGCATGGCCCAGTCGGACGCCGCAGGCGGCTTCCTGCTCGACGGCTTCCCGCGGAACCTTGTCCAGGCCAAGGCACTCGACGAGATCCTCGCCGAGTGGGGCATCGCCCTCGACGGCGTGCTCGACCTGGAGGTCCCCGAGGACGAGGTCGTCAAGCGCATCGCCGGTCGCCGGCTGTGCCGCAACGACGGCGGCCACGTGTTCCACGTGGACTACAACCCGCCCGCGGTGGCGGATGTCTGTGACGAGTGCGGCGGGGAGCTGTACCAGCGCTCCGACGACACCGAGGACAAGGTGCGGACCCGCCTGGAGGTCTACCACACCGAGACCGAGCCGATCATCGACTACTACGCCCAGCAGGGCCTGGTCGCGACGATCCCGGCGCTCGGCAAGGTGGACGAGGTCACCCAGCGCGCGATCGAGGCGCTGAAGAAGAACGGCTGAGCCCCCGAGGCCCGGCTTCATCAC
The sequence above is drawn from the Kitasatospora sp. NBC_00315 genome and encodes:
- the secY gene encoding preprotein translocase subunit SecY, which translates into the protein MLSAFARAFKTPDLRKKLLFTLGIMVLFRLGAHIPIPGVSFTAVNQCLSGPAKTSGLFGLVNLFSGNALLQLTIFALGIMPYITASIILQLLTVVIPRLEALKKEGQAGTARITQYTRYLTIALAVLQGTGIVATASSGALFSGCAQANQIVPDTSVFRIAVMVITMTAGTSVIMWLGELITDRGIGNGMSILIFTSIAAGFPGSMWAIKKSGTIGGGWVEFLSVIAVGVIVVMLVIFVEQAQRRIPVQYAKRMIGRRAFGGTSTYIPLKVNQAGVIPVIFASSLLYIPALLVQLTNSQAGWATWIRTNFVKGDHPIYMATYFLLIVFFAFFYVAISFNPEEVADNMKKYGGFIPGIRAGRPTAEYLNYVLTRITWPGSLYLGLIALIPMIALVAFGQQTNFPFGGTSVLIVVGVGLETVKQIESQLQQRNYEGFLR
- a CDS encoding adenylate kinase, producing the protein MRIVLVGPPGAGKGTQAHLLAKTLSIPHISTGDLFRANIGQRTQLGLEAKGYMDAGHLVPDEVTIGMAKDRMAQSDAAGGFLLDGFPRNLVQAKALDEILAEWGIALDGVLDLEVPEDEVVKRIAGRRLCRNDGGHVFHVDYNPPAVADVCDECGGELYQRSDDTEDKVRTRLEVYHTETEPIIDYYAQQGLVATIPALGKVDEVTQRAIEALKKNG